Within the Streptomyces sp. YIM 121038 genome, the region ATTTCCGATTCCAGGATTTCCATCACCTGAGTCCTTAAACGACGACGGGTGCGGTCAACAGGGCGGAGCGGTGCGCGGCCCGCTTTCTGCCCGTTCACTTTGACAGGTGCGGTAATCCGGCGGACGACCGTACGATCGGGGCCGCATCAGAAGTATTCGGCCTCGCCGCCCGGCGGTAAAGACACACCACGAAAAAAGGAAGTGCGAGGAGCGTCATGACGGATTTACCCGCACAGGCCACGGCAAGTGACCTCCCCGGGGTCTCGGACCTGGCCGTCGACCACGTCGAGTTGTACGTCGAGGACCTGGATGCCGCGGTGCGCGACTGGGTCGACCGCTACGCCTTCACGGTCGTCGGCACCGGAGGCGGCCCCGAGCACCGCGGCGTCGCCCTGCGCCAGGGCCGCACGACGCTCGTCCTGACGTCGGCGACGGGCGGGCGGCACCCCGCGTCCGCGTACGTCAGCACGCACGGCGACGGCGTCGCGGACATCGCGCTGCGCACCGCCGACGTGTCCGCCGCGTTCGCCCGGGCGGTGGCGGGCGGCGCGCGTCCGGTGCGCAGGCCCACGCGGCACCCGGGCGGCGGGCCGCGGGTCACGGCCGCCGTCAGCGGCTTCGGCGACGTGACGCACACGCTGGTGGAGCGGGCGCCCGGCGCGGGACCCGGCCTCCCGGCCGGGTTCGTGCCGGTGCCCGGGGCCGACGACGGGCGCGCCGAGGGGGTCGGGCTCGTGGAGGTCGACCACGTCGCGGTGTGCCTGGAGGCGGGCGACCTCGACGCGACGGCGCTGTTCTACCGGCGCGCCCTCGGGTTCCGGGAGGTCTTCCAGGAGCGCATCGTCGTGGGCGCCCAGGCGATGGAGTCCACGGTGGTGCAGAGCGCGGTCACCGGAGCGGTCACGCTGACGCTGATCGAGCCCGACCCGCGGGCGCAGCCGGGGCAGATCGACGAGTTCCTCAAGAGCCACCACGGGCCGGGCGTGCAGCACCTGGCGTTCTCCAGCGCCGACGCCGTCCGCTCGGTGCGCGCGCTCTCCGGGCGCGGCGTGACGTTCCTCAAGACGCCGGGCACGTACTACGACCTGCTCGGCGAGCGGATCGGCCTGCGGACGCACGACCTCGACGACCTGCGCTCCACGCAGCTGCTCGTGGACGAGGACCACGGGGGCCAGCTCTTCCAGATCTTCACCGCGTCCGCGCACCCGCGCGGCACGCTCTTCTACGAGGTCATCGAGCGCCAGGGCGCGCGGACCTTCGGCAGCGCCAACATCAAGGCGCTGTACGAGGCCGTGGAGCTGGAGCGGACAGGACGCCGTGCCGAGGGCTGACGACGCGGGGACGGACGCGTCGAGCGGCGCGCGGGCCTGCTACGACCCGCGGGACGCGTACGACCTCGACGACATGGAGCGGGCCGCCGCGGCCGTGCTGCCGCGCGACGTCTGGGACTTCGTCGCGGGCGGCAGCGGCCGCGAGCGGTCGCTCGCGGCCGACCGGGAGGCGTTCGACCGCCTCTACGTCACGCCCCGGGTGCTGCGGGACGTCTCGGCGTGCACGACGGACACCACGCTCCTCGGGCGTCCGGCGCGGCTTCCTGTGGCCGTCGCGCCGGTCGCCTACCAGCGGCTGCTGCACCCCGAGGGGGAGCTGGCCGCCGCGCGGGCGGCCGCGGCCGCGGGTGTGCCGTTCACGGTCGCGACCCTCAGCAGCGTGCCCGTGGAGGAGGTCACGGCGGTCGGCGGCACCGTGTGGTTCCAGCTGTACTGGCTGCGGGAGCCGGGGCGCACCCTCGATCTCGCGCGCCGGGCCCAGGACGCGGGCTGCGCGGCGCTGATGCTCACCGTGGACGTGCCGTGGATGGGGCGCAGGGCGCGGGACGCCCGGGGCGGCTTCGCGCTGCCCGGGCACGTGCGCGCCGTGCACCTCGACGCGGGCGCCCGCTCGGCGGCGCACCGGGCGCCGGGGCGCGGCTCGGCGGTGGCCGCGCACACGGCCGCCGCGTTCTCGGCGGCCCTGACGTGGTCGGACGTGGCCGAACTGCGGTCCTCGACGCGCCTTCCGCTGATCCTCAAGGGCGTGCTCGCCCCGGCCGACGCGGCGCGCGCGGTGGAGCTCGGCGTGGACGCGGTCGTGGTGTCCAACCACGGCGGGCGCCAGCTCGACGGCGCGCTGCCCGGCGTCGCGGCGCTGCCCGGAGTGGCCGCGGCCGTCGCGGCGGCGGGCGGCGGCTGCGAGGTGCTGCTCGACGGCGGGGTCCGCGGCGGCGTGGACGTGCTCACGGCCCTCGCCCTGGGCGCCGCCGGGGTCCTGGTGGGCAGGCCGCCGCTGTGGGGGCTCGCGGCGGCCGGGGAGGCCGGGGTCGCGCGGGTCCTGGACCTGCTGGCGGCCGAGCTCCGCGACGCTCTCGGCCTCGCGGGCTGCGCGGGGGTGGACGCGGCCCGGGAACTCGTCGTGACGCCTCTTCCCTGAACCGCCGCCGGGCGGTCAGTACATCATGCGTGGATCAACGTAATGCTTGAATTCAAGGAGATTTCCGGTCGGGTCGACGAGCACGAAGGTGCGGTGTTCCTCGACCGTTCCGTCGAATCGCGACCGCGGCTCCTGGAATACCGGCACCTTGCGCAGATCGACGAGTCTGAGCAGCGCGTCGAAATCCGTACGGGAGCGGAACGTCACGCCGAAGTGCCGGGGATAGAGGGAGAGCCGGGGCCGCTCCGGCTCTTCCGGCGCGTAATGGCAGACGAGTTGGTCGCCGAAGAAGTCGAACGTGACGCGGTCCGGATAGCGGCGGGCCAGCGGGCAGCCCAGGAGCTTGTTGTAGAAGTGCGCGGCGGCGTCCAGGTCGCGGGCCGGGACGGCGATGTGGAAGGCGTCGGCGGAGTTCCTCACGGGCTCTCCCGGGAGTCGGCGGGGGGCTCGCCGGAGCCGGTGGGGCGCTCGGGCTCCGCCGGGCCCGCGGGGTCGTCGAGGAGCGTGTCGGCGCGCAGGCCCAGGCGGAGCGTCTCCAGGGCGATGACGTCGTCGAGGGCGACGTTGCCGAGGTTCACCCGGCGGCCGACGCGCTGGATGAAGTACGTCTGGAGCCCCTTCGTGGGCGCCTCGAAGATCAGCAGGTCCGGGTGGGGACCGGCGTCGAGGATGTCCTCGATGAGGCCGAAGCGCACCTCGCCGTCGGCCCGGCAGATGCCGCTGGTGCCGCTCTCGCGCGCCTCCAGGATCACCGCGCGCGCCCCGGCGTCCAGATCGCGCCGGATGTCGGCGATCCACTGGCTCGGCGGATACGTCTCCGAGCGGCGCGGGTCCTTGAAGCCGACCTCGGAGACGACCTCGAAGTCCGCGGCGAGCCGGGCGATGTAGCGCGCCTTGTGCCGCGGGGCCAGGTCGATGGTGCCGTTGGACACCTCCACGCGCCCGCAGCCGTGCTCGCGGCACAGCGCCCGGTAGTCGTCGAAGCGGCCCTTGCGCACGTACGCCTCGAAGAGCGTCCCGCCGAACATGTACGGGATGCGGTGCTGGCGCAGCACCTCCGTCTTGGCCTTGATGCCGGAGGTGACGAGCGCGGTGCCCCAGCCGAACTTGACCAGGTCGATGAACTCCCCCGAGCTCTCCACGACGTCCTCGAACCAGCGGACGGGCGCGCCGCCGTCGATGACCATCGTCTGGCCCCGGGTGCGCGGCTTGGGTTCGCGCAGGGGCAGGTCCAGGGGTCGGGGCGCGCCGGGCGGGGCGGGATCCTGTGGCGCGCGGGCCTGCGGCAAGGCGGTCCGGGGCACGGAGGTCTGCGGCGTGGAGGTCTGGGGCGTGGAGGTCTGGGGCGTGGAGTTCTGCGGCGTGGAGGTCTGGGGCACGGGTCTCTCAACTCCCTTGTCCTTGAGGGCTTCTGGCGCGGTCGGCCACGAGTGCGCGCTTGTGCACCTTGCCGAGGTCGGTGCGCGGCAGGGCGTCCACGACGTGGATCTCCTGCGGCAGCTTGTACGGGGCGAGGCGGGCGGCGAGGAAGGACGCGAGGGCCGCGCGGTCCGGCGACCCGGCGACGATCCAGGCCGCGACGCGCTGCCCGAGCCGGTCGTCGGGCAGGCCCACGACGGCCGCCTCGGTGACGTCCGGGTGGGCCAGGAGCGCGTCCTCGACCTCGCCCGCGCCGACGCGGTAGCCACCGCTCTTGATCAGGTCGGTGTCCTTGCGGCCGAGCAGCCCGAGGGACCCGTCCGGCAGCCACGCGCCGAGGTCGCCGGTGCGGAACCAGCCGTCGCCGTCCACGGCGGGGCCGCGCCCCACGTAGCCGGAGAACAGGCCGGTGCCGCGCACCATGACCTCTCCGTCGACGGGGTCGAGCCGCACCCGTGCGCCGGGCACCGGGCGCCCCACCGAGCCCGCCGCCGCGTCCGCGCCGAGGTCCGCCGGGCGGGGCGAGGCGACGACGAGGGTCTCCGTCATCGCGTACCGGTTGAGGAGGCGGTGCCCGGAGAGGCGCCGGACGCGCTCGGCGACCGCGCCGGTCAGCCGGTCCGCGCCGGACACCAGGAGCCGGGCGCCGCCGAGGGCCCGCAGGTCGGCCGCGCCCAGGGAGCCCCACAGGGCGGGGACGCCGAAGTAGAGGGAGGCGCCCTCCACGGGCGTGAGGTAGCGGCCGGTGTGCACGAGCGGCGAGCCGATCCGCAGCGGTCCGAGCCCCCCGAAGACGAGGCCGTGGACGTGGGACAGCGGCAGGGCGTGCGCCAGGACGTCGTCCGGGGTCCACCGCCACAGCGCGGCGAGCGCGTCCAGGCCCGCGGCGAGGGCGCGGCGCGGGAGCACGGCGCCCTTGGGCTGCCCGGTGGAGCCGGACGTGTACAGGATCAGCGCGGGCGTCTCGTCCGGGGGCGGCCCGGGCGGCGGCGCGGTGTGCGCGGCGCGCGGGGTGAGTGCGGCGAGCCGGTCGTCGTCGAGGACGAGGTCGACGTCGGCGTCGCGCAGCACGTGCGCGCGCTCGCGCGGGGCGGCCGCCGGGTGCAGCGGGACCGCCGTGCCCCCGGCGGCGAGGACCCCGGCGACGCCCACGAGGGTGTCCACGCTCGGGTGGGCGACGACGGCGACGCGGCGGGCCCCGGCCAGCGACCGGGCGACCGCGCCGACGGCCCCGGCGAGTTCGTCGCCCGCCAGACTCCGCCCGGCCACGTCGAGGCGGGCCCGGCCCTCCTGGAGGGCGGGCAGCAGGACCGGAGCGGACTCCACGGCCACGGCCTAGGCGGCGACGAGCGCGGCGACCACCGCGACGAACGCGCCGAGCGTCGGGTTCTCCCAGATGTCGCGCATCCCGCCCAGCTCCACCTGGTAGGTCTGCTCGACGGCGGCCATCACGTGCAGGGCGGCGAGCGAGTGGCCGCCGAGCGCGAAGAAGTCGTCGCCGTCCGCGACTTCGGGCACGTTCAGGGCCTCGCACCACAGCGGGGCGATGACGTCCCGGACTGCCGTCGCGGTCGTCGTACGGGTCGCTTCCATCAGGTCTCCTCCAGGTCGTGGCCCGGCCCTCCGGGGCCGCGCAGGGTGATCGCGCCGGACGGGCAGCGGGCGAGCGCGGCTCGCACCCGGTCGGCGAGGCCGGGGCCGGGGTCCGGGTCGAGCAGCAGGACCCGGCCGTCGGTGTCCGACTGGTCGAAGACCTCGGGCACCTGGGCCAGACAGAGGCCGGACGACGCGCACCGGGCGCGGTCGACGTGGACGCGCAGCCCGCCGTCCTCCCCGGTCACCGGGTGGGCTCCTGCCAGGTCACCGGCAGGTGGTCGAGGCCGTGGGCCAGCGCGTGGACGCGGAACCGGACGGCGTCCCCGGAGCCTTCGAGCCGCAGCCCGGGCAGGCCGCGCGGCAGCGCAGGATAGGCGGCGCCGAGCAGCATCCGGGCGAGGGCGGCGCCCAGGCAGTGGTGGATGCCGTGCCCGAAGGTGACGTGCGCGGCGGGCTCCCGCGCGATGTCGAAGCGGTCGGGCTCGGCGAGCAGCGCGGGGTCGCGGTTGGCCAGCGGCAGGGAGCAGATGACGTACTCCCCCGCCCGCACGAGCTGCTCGCCGACGGTGACGTCGGTCAGCGCGACGCGCGGGGTGGGGGCGTGCGGCACCGCGAGGTAGCGGAGCAGTTCGTCGACGGCGCGGCCGACGGCGTCGCGGTCGTCGTGGGCGGCGGCGAGCCGGGCCAGCTGTCCGGGGTGCTCCAGGAGCAGCAGGGCGCCGAGGCCCAGCATGCCCGACAGGTTGTCCAGGCTGGCGAGCACGAGGAGGACGCACACGCCCCGCAGTTCCTTGTCGGTGACGTCGGCGCCGTGGTCGGTCACCAGCGTGCCGAGGAAGCCGTCGTCGGGGGCGCGGCGCTGCCGGTCCACCATCGCGGCGACGTAGCGGGACAGGAGTTCGCCCGTCGCGGCCCGTCGCCCGCGGGCCGCGCCACCGGCGAGGAAGCCGTGGCACAGGCGCAGGAACTCGGCGCGGTCGTCGCGCGGTACGCCGATCAGCTCGCACAGGACCGCGCCGGGCACCGGCAGGGCGAAGCCGTCGACCAGGTCGGCGGGCGGCCCGGCGCGGCGCAGCGCGGCGAGGCGCTCGTCGATGACGGCGTCGACGCGGGGCCGGAGCCTGCGGATGCGGCGGAGGGTGAACTCCGGGGTGAGGATCTGCCGCAGGCGGGTGTGCTCGGGCGGGTCGTAGTCCATGAGCTGGCCGATCATCGCGTCGGGCCGGACGCCGAGTTCACGGCCCGACGCGGTCCGGGAGCCGAAGCGGCGGCGGGTGGAGAACCGCAGGTGGTCACCGAGGACCTGGCGCACCTCGGCGTGTCCTGTGACCAGCCAGACGGGCCGCCCGTCGGTGCCCGGCCCGACGTCGATCCGGCTCACGGGGGCGCGCGCGGCGAGGGCGCGCAGGTCGCCGGCCGGGTCGAAGCGGTCGCGGCGGGTGTGGACGACCGTGGCGACGCCGCTGGACGTGGCTGCCTCGGACATGGCTCCCTCCCGGGAATTCGGCGGTCTACCAGCTGATCGGCAGTGTCTCCACGCCGTACGGGGCCTGCCGCCGGAAGCGGATCCCGGCGGGGTCGACGGCGAGTCGCAGGCCGGGGAAGCGGCGCAGGACCGCCGGGTAGGCGGCGCGCAGCTCCATGCGGACCAGGGACGCGCCGACGCAGTAGTGGACGCCGTGGCCGAGGGCCACGTGGGGGCCCGGCTCACGGGTGAGGTCGAGGCGGTCCGGGGTGCCCTCGGGGGTGGCGCGGTTGGCCGCGATCAGCGAACAGGCCACGCGGTCACCGGCCTTGATGACCTGGCCGCCCAGGGGCACGTCCTCGCGCGCGGTGCGCGGCGAGGCGGTCGGGATGACCGAGAGGTAGCGGATGAGCTCCTCCACCGCGCGGTCGGTCGACTCCGGCCGCCCGCGCAGGAGTTCGAGCTGGTCGGGGTGGTCGAGGAGGGCCAGGAGGCCGAGGCCCAGCATGGCCGCCACGTTCTCCACGCCGGAGCCCATGACGAACGCGCTGAGGCCCACCAGCTCCTCGTCGCTGACGTCGTCGCCGTGTGCGCGCACCACCCGGCCGAGCAGGTCGTCGGTGGGCTCGCCGCGCTTGCGGGCCACGAGCCGCCCCATGTACGCCATGTACGCGCCGCCCGCGGTGACCTGGGCGCCGCGCCCCCGGAACGCGGGGCGGCCGATCTTGAGCAGCCGCGCGAGTTCGGCCCGGTCGTCGCGCTCCACGCCGAACAGCTCGCACATGACGAGGCCGGGCACGGTCCAGGCGACGTGCCGCATGAAGTCGGCCGGTGACCCGGCCTTCTCCAGGGTGTCCAGGCTGTCCGCGACGACGCGTTCGACGGCGGGCTCCAGGCCGCTCATGCGCCGGACGGTGAATTCCGGGGCGAGCAGCCGGCGCAGCCGGGTGTGGTCCGGCGGGTCGTACTGGACGAGGTTGCCCACCTGGGCGGGGCGTCCCCGCGCTCCGCCCGGGGCGGCGACGCGGGTGCTGAACCGGTCGGTGTCGCCGAGGACGGCCCGCACCTCGTCGGGCCCGGTGACCAGCCAGCCGGGGCCCGCCGCCGGGTCGTCGGTGAGGTCGGCGCGGGTCAGCGGGGCCTCGGCGGCGAGCCGGGTCAGGTCCGGCAGCGGGTCGAGCCGGTCGCGCCGGTTGTGCGGGGAGAGGTCGGTCGGCCGTGCCATGGGCGGATCACCTCACTCGCCCGCGCCGGGCGGCTCGCACCAGAGCATGCCGTCCGCCGAGGGCACCAGGCCGTCGCCGTACAGCGGCGCCTCCGGTTCGGCGTCCTCGCCGAGCAGGGCGCGCATCTGGACCTGGCCGCCCTCCTGCATCACCTCGCGCACCACGGAGGACTTGAACAGCGGCACCATGCTGCCGTCGGCGCTGCCCGCGACCTCGTCCACGGCGTCGGAGAACTCCGCGGACCCGGCCCGGAAGCGCTTGGCGACGACGTCGGCGTCGGTGAGGACCTGCTCGCCGGAGGACACGCCGCCGATCAGCTCGACGAACGACTGCAGTTCGGGCCGGTCGGCCCGGGTGACCTTCTTGGCCCGCCAGAAGTAGGAGTCCTCGTCGTGGTGCATCTCGTAGAAGGAGAGCAGGAACTCGTAGAAGACGCCGTACTCGCGGCGGTAGCGGACCTCGAACTCCCTGAGGGCGCGCGGCTCGTCGACGGTCCCGGCGAGCACGCTGTTGATCGAGCGGGCGGCGAGCAGCGCGCTGTAGGTGGCGAGGTGGACGCCGGAGGAGAACACCGGGTCGACGAAGCAGGCGGCGTCGCCGACGAGGACCATGCCGGGCCGCGAGAACGTCGTGTGGTGGTACGAGTAGTCCTTGCGGACGCGCAGTTCGCCGTACGGGCCGCTCGTCACCCGGTGGGCGTCGGCCAGGTACTCGCTGATCAGCGGGCACTCGGCGATGAGCGCCTGGAGCGCCTGGTGCCGGTCGCCACGGATCTTGTCGGCGAGCTCGCGGCGGACGACGGCGCCGACGCTGGTGAGGCTGTCGCTGAGCGGGATGTACCAGAACCAGCCGCTCTCGAAGGCGACGGACAGGATGTTGCCGGAGTTGGGTTCGGGCAGCCGCTTGCCGCCTTCGAAGTAGCCGTACAGGGCGAGGCTGCGGAAGAACTCCGAGTACGCGCGGGTGCCGCCCACGCGCTGGTGGACGCGGCTGCCGTTGCCGGAGGCGTCGACGACGAAGGCGGCGAGCGCCCGGCGTTCGTGGCCGTCGGCGTCGGTGTAGCGCACGCCGCGCACCCGCTCGTCGTCGGCGACGACGTCGAGGACGGCGCAGCCCTCGCGGACGTCGGCGCCCACGCGGCGGGCGTTCTTGAGGAGGATGTCGTCGAACTTGGACCGCTCGACCTGGTACGCGTACGACGTCGGTCCCGACATGCGGGGCGAGACCGCGAAGGAGAAGGTCCACGGGTCGGGGTTGGCGCCCCAGCGGAAGGTGCCGCCGCGCTTGCGCGGGAAGCCCGCCCTGGCGAGTTCGTCGGCGACGCCGGTGAGGCGGCACACGCCGTGCACCGTGGAGGGCAGCAGGGACTCGCCGATCTGGTGGCGGGGGAAGTGCTCCTTCTCCAGGACCAGGACGCGGTGTCCCCGCATCGCCACCAGCGCGGCCAGGGTCGATCCTGCGGGTCCTCCGCCGACGACCACCACGTCGAATTCCTCGGAATCCGGCAACGTCATCTCCCTCCCCATTCGGGCTTTCCGACGTTTCCCCGGTGGCCGGAATTCCTTCCCGGGCCCGGGATTCCTGTGCGCTCGGTCGAGTCTGGTAATGACCGCGGGTGCGCGTCAAGCGCGTCCAAGGTCGTTCAAGTCGGCACCGTCTGTTTCAACTCGGGAATTCCCCGGCGCCGCGCTCCGGGAAATGTCACCGGTGGGCGGGTGTGGTGCCCGGGGTGTTTTCCGGAACCGGCGCGCGACGCGTCCCTCCCTTCTGACGAGCGAGATCAGCGGGCCGGTCATGAACGTCGTCACCAGGGCCATGAGGACGAGGACGGTGAAGAGTTCCTCGCCGATGATCCCGGCGTCGAGGGCGACGTTCAGGACGATCAGCTCGGTCAGGCCCCGGGTGTTCACGAGGGCGGCGACGAGCGCCGCGTCGTGCCGGTCGAGGCCCGCGAGGCGGGCCGCTCCGTAGCCGGGCAGGAGCTTGCCGAGGGTGGCGACCGCCAGGACGAGGAGCAGCAGGACGACGCCGTCCCCGTCGAGGGCGCCGATGTCGAAGGACAGGCCGGTGGTCACGAAGAACAGCGGCAGGAGCAGCCCCGCGCTCTCCTCCATCGGGCGCAGCACGTCGGCGTCCGGCACCCCGTCCCCGCGGGGCATGGCGATGCCCGCGAGCAGGCCGCCGAACACGGCGTGCAGGCCCAGTTCGGCGGTCACCCAGGCGCTGCCGAGGGCCAGACCGAGGGCGAGCGTGAGCTGGTGGGCACGGAGCGCCCCGGAGCGTTCGAGCCACCGCGTGAGCAGCGGCCGTACGACCAGGAACAGGAACGCGACGAACACCGAGAGCAGCGCGAGCGACAGCTGCCAGGAGCGCGCGGCGGCGTGCCCGGTGCCCGCGAGCGCGGCGGCGAGCACCAGCCAGGCCACGACGTCCATGAGCCCGGCCGCGGTGGTCGCGACGGTGCCCGGCGCGGTGCCCGCGAGGCCGCGCTCGCGGACGACGGCGGCGAGCACCGGCAGCGCGGTGACGGACAGCGCGACCGCCATGAACAGCCAGAACGACCGGCCGTCCACGCCGTCGGGGCGGACCGCGTCGAACACGCCGGGGAACATCCCCGCGGTGCCCGCGCCGATGCCCGCGGGCACGAGGAA harbors:
- a CDS encoding tryptophan 7-halogenase, with the translated sequence MTLPDSEEFDVVVVGGGPAGSTLAALVAMRGHRVLVLEKEHFPRHQIGESLLPSTVHGVCRLTGVADELARAGFPRKRGGTFRWGANPDPWTFSFAVSPRMSGPTSYAYQVERSKFDDILLKNARRVGADVREGCAVLDVVADDERVRGVRYTDADGHERRALAAFVVDASGNGSRVHQRVGGTRAYSEFFRSLALYGYFEGGKRLPEPNSGNILSVAFESGWFWYIPLSDSLTSVGAVVRRELADKIRGDRHQALQALIAECPLISEYLADAHRVTSGPYGELRVRKDYSYHHTTFSRPGMVLVGDAACFVDPVFSSGVHLATYSALLAARSINSVLAGTVDEPRALREFEVRYRREYGVFYEFLLSFYEMHHDEDSYFWRAKKVTRADRPELQSFVELIGGVSSGEQVLTDADVVAKRFRAGSAEFSDAVDEVAGSADGSMVPLFKSSVVREVMQEGGQVQMRALLGEDAEPEAPLYGDGLVPSADGMLWCEPPGAGE
- a CDS encoding cation:proton antiporter, with the protein product MTTESIATVAIGDVALIVVASRLLGALARRCGQPAVIGQIAAGIALGPTLLGRLPGDLTGRLFPAEVLPFLTVLSQIAIVIFMFVVGYEMDARQLRQGGRAAATVALCAFLVPAGIGAGTAGMFPGVFDAVRPDGVDGRSFWLFMAVALSVTALPVLAAVVRERGLAGTAPGTVATTAAGLMDVVAWLVLAAALAGTGHAAARSWQLSLALLSVFVAFLFLVVRPLLTRWLERSGALRAHQLTLALGLALGSAWVTAELGLHAVFGGLLAGIAMPRGDGVPDADVLRPMEESAGLLLPLFFVTTGLSFDIGALDGDGVVLLLLVLAVATLGKLLPGYGAARLAGLDRHDAALVAALVNTRGLTELIVLNVALDAGIIGEELFTVLVLMALVTTFMTGPLISLVRREGRVARRFRKTPRAPHPPTGDISRSAAPGNSRVETDGADLNDLGRA
- a CDS encoding phosphosulfolactate synthase produces the protein MPQTSTPQNSTPQTSTPQTSTPQTSVPRTALPQARAPQDPAPPGAPRPLDLPLREPKPRTRGQTMVIDGGAPVRWFEDVVESSGEFIDLVKFGWGTALVTSGIKAKTEVLRQHRIPYMFGGTLFEAYVRKGRFDDYRALCREHGCGRVEVSNGTIDLAPRHKARYIARLAADFEVVSEVGFKDPRRSETYPPSQWIADIRRDLDAGARAVILEARESGTSGICRADGEVRFGLIEDILDAGPHPDLLIFEAPTKGLQTYFIQRVGRRVNLGNVALDDVIALETLRLGLRADTLLDDPAGPAEPERPTGSGEPPADSRESP
- a CDS encoding VOC family protein, translated to MRNSADAFHIAVPARDLDAAAHFYNKLLGCPLARRYPDRVTFDFFGDQLVCHYAPEEPERPRLSLYPRHFGVTFRSRTDFDALLRLVDLRKVPVFQEPRSRFDGTVEEHRTFVLVDPTGNLLEFKHYVDPRMMY
- a CDS encoding AMP-binding protein; the encoded protein is MESAPVLLPALQEGRARLDVAGRSLAGDELAGAVGAVARSLAGARRVAVVAHPSVDTLVGVAGVLAAGGTAVPLHPAAAPRERAHVLRDADVDLVLDDDRLAALTPRAAHTAPPPGPPPDETPALILYTSGSTGQPKGAVLPRRALAAGLDALAALWRWTPDDVLAHALPLSHVHGLVFGGLGPLRIGSPLVHTGRYLTPVEGASLYFGVPALWGSLGAADLRALGGARLLVSGADRLTGAVAERVRRLSGHRLLNRYAMTETLVVASPRPADLGADAAAGSVGRPVPGARVRLDPVDGEVMVRGTGLFSGYVGRGPAVDGDGWFRTGDLGAWLPDGSLGLLGRKDTDLIKSGGYRVGAGEVEDALLAHPDVTEAAVVGLPDDRLGQRVAAWIVAGSPDRAALASFLAARLAPYKLPQEIHVVDALPRTDLGKVHKRALVADRARSPQGQGS
- a CDS encoding cytochrome P450 is translated as MSEAATSSGVATVVHTRRDRFDPAGDLRALAARAPVSRIDVGPGTDGRPVWLVTGHAEVRQVLGDHLRFSTRRRFGSRTASGRELGVRPDAMIGQLMDYDPPEHTRLRQILTPEFTLRRIRRLRPRVDAVIDERLAALRRAGPPADLVDGFALPVPGAVLCELIGVPRDDRAEFLRLCHGFLAGGAARGRRAATGELLSRYVAAMVDRQRRAPDDGFLGTLVTDHGADVTDKELRGVCVLLVLASLDNLSGMLGLGALLLLEHPGQLARLAAAHDDRDAVGRAVDELLRYLAVPHAPTPRVALTDVTVGEQLVRAGEYVICSLPLANRDPALLAEPDRFDIAREPAAHVTFGHGIHHCLGAALARMLLGAAYPALPRGLPGLRLEGSGDAVRFRVHALAHGLDHLPVTWQEPTR
- a CDS encoding cytochrome P450, whose translation is MARPTDLSPHNRRDRLDPLPDLTRLAAEAPLTRADLTDDPAAGPGWLVTGPDEVRAVLGDTDRFSTRVAAPGGARGRPAQVGNLVQYDPPDHTRLRRLLAPEFTVRRMSGLEPAVERVVADSLDTLEKAGSPADFMRHVAWTVPGLVMCELFGVERDDRAELARLLKIGRPAFRGRGAQVTAGGAYMAYMGRLVARKRGEPTDDLLGRVVRAHGDDVSDEELVGLSAFVMGSGVENVAAMLGLGLLALLDHPDQLELLRGRPESTDRAVEELIRYLSVIPTASPRTAREDVPLGGQVIKAGDRVACSLIAANRATPEGTPDRLDLTREPGPHVALGHGVHYCVGASLVRMELRAAYPAVLRRFPGLRLAVDPAGIRFRRQAPYGVETLPISW
- a CDS encoding acyl carrier protein — encoded protein: MEATRTTTATAVRDVIAPLWCEALNVPEVADGDDFFALGGHSLAALHVMAAVEQTYQVELGGMRDIWENPTLGAFVAVVAALVAA
- a CDS encoding alpha-hydroxy acid oxidase, which encodes MERAAAAVLPRDVWDFVAGGSGRERSLAADREAFDRLYVTPRVLRDVSACTTDTTLLGRPARLPVAVAPVAYQRLLHPEGELAAARAAAAAGVPFTVATLSSVPVEEVTAVGGTVWFQLYWLREPGRTLDLARRAQDAGCAALMLTVDVPWMGRRARDARGGFALPGHVRAVHLDAGARSAAHRAPGRGSAVAAHTAAAFSAALTWSDVAELRSSTRLPLILKGVLAPADAARAVELGVDAVVVSNHGGRQLDGALPGVAALPGVAAAVAAAGGGCEVLLDGGVRGGVDVLTALALGAAGVLVGRPPLWGLAAAGEAGVARVLDLLAAELRDALGLAGCAGVDAARELVVTPLP
- a CDS encoding ferredoxin, which gives rise to MTGEDGGLRVHVDRARCASSGLCLAQVPEVFDQSDTDGRVLLLDPDPGPGLADRVRAALARCPSGAITLRGPGGPGHDLEET
- the hppD gene encoding 4-hydroxyphenylpyruvate dioxygenase, producing MTDLPAQATASDLPGVSDLAVDHVELYVEDLDAAVRDWVDRYAFTVVGTGGGPEHRGVALRQGRTTLVLTSATGGRHPASAYVSTHGDGVADIALRTADVSAAFARAVAGGARPVRRPTRHPGGGPRVTAAVSGFGDVTHTLVERAPGAGPGLPAGFVPVPGADDGRAEGVGLVEVDHVAVCLEAGDLDATALFYRRALGFREVFQERIVVGAQAMESTVVQSAVTGAVTLTLIEPDPRAQPGQIDEFLKSHHGPGVQHLAFSSADAVRSVRALSGRGVTFLKTPGTYYDLLGERIGLRTHDLDDLRSTQLLVDEDHGGQLFQIFTASAHPRGTLFYEVIERQGARTFGSANIKALYEAVELERTGRRAEG